A genomic segment from Leptolyngbya boryana PCC 6306 encodes:
- a CDS encoding glycosyltransferase: MSECVTWLIPVKNGMPYLPETLASIEAQTYENWEVLIWDNGSTDGTLEELEKWVPERLPGRVVTNDPCGVGGSLAKMVEASNTELCARIDADDINVPQRLETQLSYLIAHPDVAVVGSSMYLIHQDTGFNELYPRPTHPEDIVNYLISVNSMAHPSVMFRRSAILEVGNYRERPGVEDYDLWLRVATKYKLANLELPLIYYRIRSNSETATYIGQGTLKALTDDCFVQNAPLLFGCTEDEARLLRENRHPIAALALCKTAFYLHKTQGGGIFDRLRSASFIGAGTMRLSPSDWGSRIAIALLSSLSINRVKHNIKQWIKARLHPEQFVFLSALRHFLKQQKGY; the protein is encoded by the coding sequence ATGAGCGAATGTGTCACCTGGTTAATTCCTGTCAAAAATGGGATGCCTTACCTGCCCGAAACTCTAGCCTCGATCGAGGCACAAACTTACGAAAACTGGGAAGTTTTAATTTGGGACAATGGTTCAACTGATGGCACGTTGGAAGAACTAGAAAAATGGGTTCCTGAACGCTTACCGGGTCGAGTGGTGACAAATGATCCGTGTGGGGTTGGAGGTTCCTTAGCCAAAATGGTTGAAGCATCCAACACAGAACTATGCGCTCGAATTGATGCCGACGATATCAATGTGCCACAACGCCTGGAAACACAACTTTCGTATTTAATCGCTCATCCGGATGTTGCTGTGGTTGGCAGTTCTATGTATCTCATCCACCAAGATACAGGGTTCAATGAACTCTATCCTAGACCGACTCACCCTGAGGACATTGTAAACTACCTGATCAGCGTTAACAGTATGGCGCATCCATCTGTCATGTTTAGACGGTCAGCCATCTTAGAGGTGGGTAACTATCGAGAACGACCGGGTGTCGAAGATTATGATCTTTGGCTAAGAGTTGCCACAAAATATAAGCTCGCCAATTTAGAGTTACCGCTCATCTACTACCGCATTCGGAGCAATAGTGAAACGGCAACATACATTGGTCAAGGAACGTTGAAAGCCTTAACTGATGATTGTTTTGTTCAAAATGCACCTTTACTGTTTGGCTGCACAGAAGATGAAGCGAGATTATTGCGAGAAAACCGTCATCCAATCGCTGCTCTAGCACTCTGTAAAACTGCATTCTACTTGCACAAAACCCAGGGTGGCGGAATCTTCGATCGACTCCGCTCTGCTTCCTTTATCGGAGCCGGTACGATGCGGCTCTCGCCAAGTGACTGGGGTTCAAGAATTGCGATCGCGCTTTTAAGCTCTCTCAGCATTAATCGAGTCAAACACAACATCAAGCAGTGGATTAAAGCGCGTCTTCATCCTGAGCAGTTCGTGTTTCTGTCTGCCTTGCGCCACTTTCTAAAACAACAAAAAGGATACTGA
- the gloA gene encoding lactoylglutathione lyase, with amino-acid sequence MRLLHTMLRVGNLDESLKFYCDTLGMKLLRKKDYPGGEFTLAFVGYGEEADHTVIELTYNWGKEQYDLGDAYGHIAIGVDDIYATCEAIAARGGKVTRQPGPMKHGSTVIAFVEDPNGYKIELIQLGTQGSTSEKKEATANA; translated from the coding sequence ATGCGGTTATTACACACGATGCTACGAGTTGGAAACTTAGACGAGTCGCTGAAATTCTACTGCGACACGCTCGGAATGAAACTCTTACGCAAAAAAGATTATCCCGGCGGCGAATTTACTTTAGCGTTTGTCGGCTATGGCGAAGAAGCAGATCACACCGTCATCGAACTCACCTACAACTGGGGAAAAGAGCAGTATGACTTAGGCGATGCTTACGGTCATATTGCGATCGGGGTCGATGATATTTACGCAACCTGTGAGGCGATCGCCGCGCGTGGCGGAAAAGTAACGCGGCAACCTGGTCCAATGAAACATGGCTCTACTGTGATTGCCTTTGTTGAAGATCCGAATGGGTACAAGATCGAATTGATTCAGCTTGGAACACAAGGATCAACTTCAGAGAAAAAGGAGGCAACTGCGAACGCTTAA
- a CDS encoding DUF1517 domain-containing protein, translated as MSSWRDRFNQFTGRSRFVVCRIFIHLAGDEVAPLLGVLNQAGRDAIASEGDLHTLGEGLVEICQSLLQYQTYWRSAANEGDAIRDEGEAGDYVNELFTDSAQRYLSAPELESAETSPDELTLPVTQNLVVMITIAAEGEAPELETDLADLRALQAGLKAIINLHYQERLRAVQVHFSPSRLGDELSTDQLIEFFPELIPL; from the coding sequence ATGAGTTCATGGCGCGATCGCTTCAATCAATTCACAGGCAGAAGTCGCTTTGTCGTCTGCCGTATTTTTATCCATTTGGCGGGGGATGAAGTCGCGCCATTGTTAGGCGTGTTGAACCAAGCAGGTCGAGATGCGATCGCGTCAGAGGGCGATTTACATACCCTCGGCGAAGGGTTAGTTGAAATTTGTCAAAGTTTATTGCAGTACCAAACCTACTGGCGATCGGCAGCCAATGAAGGCGATGCAATTCGGGATGAAGGCGAAGCAGGCGACTACGTGAACGAATTATTTACCGATTCGGCTCAACGCTATCTCAGTGCCCCTGAGCTTGAAAGTGCGGAAACCTCACCTGACGAATTGACGTTACCCGTCACGCAGAATCTAGTCGTGATGATTACGATCGCAGCAGAGGGAGAAGCTCCTGAACTCGAAACGGATTTAGCGGATTTGCGGGCACTGCAAGCTGGACTGAAAGCGATCATCAATTTGCACTACCAAGAACGTCTCCGAGCCGTTCAAGTTCATTTCTCTCCCTCTCGTTTGGGTGACGAACTTAGCACCGATCAGCTTATAGAATTTTTTCCAGAACTGATTCCCCTTTAG
- a CDS encoding iron uptake porin — MKELNWICIGIILATAVLPARSQPVSDEPSEPMEQVTTVSELTDIRPSDWAYQAVKSLVERYGILSGYPDRTFRGNRPLTRNEFAAAIANVIGRIEEQLIAGNSANTIAEDMQTIRRVVAAYGEALSQLRSRVDDLDNRTATVERQQFSTTTKLSGQVYYGVTNGTNDQATLLSRVRLNLLTSFQGNDVLVTQLQAGNDGRDAISKAHDERQNLLGTNGILADGGGLDAVGVPRELKIRKLYYSFRPSENLQVSVGSNLPPSDFIDRNQFANQSGQNFGSSFFANNPLIVQNEIDRFGGAGAAIAWNANRALVIRGLYAAADSATTGLFQDRYQASLEAEYTIPNQPITVRAQYTHADINGTQINAAGLSAEWAIQRRFGVFGIFGRLGIGSYEGFNSILQQDLDLNPKTWALGVSFQNFLIPGSKAGLAVGQPFISDRLGNKTQTNFEAFFGLLLNDRLNISPSVTVVSNPNNRASPTILEWSLRVLYEF; from the coding sequence GTGAAAGAGTTGAATTGGATCTGTATCGGTATAATCCTTGCAACCGCCGTTTTGCCAGCGCGATCGCAGCCCGTTTCCGATGAGCCGAGCGAGCCAATGGAGCAAGTCACGACTGTTTCAGAATTGACCGATATTCGTCCTAGCGATTGGGCATATCAAGCGGTTAAATCCTTAGTCGAGCGTTATGGAATTCTCTCCGGCTATCCAGATCGCACCTTTCGCGGCAATCGTCCTCTGACTCGGAATGAATTTGCAGCCGCGATCGCAAATGTCATCGGTCGAATTGAAGAACAATTAATTGCAGGCAATTCAGCCAATACGATCGCAGAAGATATGCAAACAATTCGCCGCGTGGTTGCCGCTTATGGAGAAGCCTTATCGCAGCTACGATCGCGCGTTGATGACCTGGACAATCGGACAGCTACAGTCGAACGTCAGCAATTTTCGACAACGACAAAGCTGAGCGGGCAAGTTTATTACGGTGTGACGAATGGCACAAATGATCAGGCAACATTGCTGTCTCGCGTGCGGTTAAACTTACTCACCAGCTTTCAAGGGAACGATGTGTTAGTGACGCAACTCCAAGCCGGAAATGATGGGCGAGATGCAATTTCCAAAGCACACGACGAGCGGCAAAACTTACTAGGAACAAATGGAATTTTGGCAGATGGTGGCGGACTCGATGCTGTGGGAGTTCCGCGTGAATTAAAGATTCGCAAACTCTACTATTCGTTTCGCCCAAGTGAGAATTTGCAGGTTTCAGTCGGATCAAATTTGCCGCCTAGCGATTTTATCGATCGCAATCAGTTTGCGAACCAATCCGGGCAAAACTTTGGGTCGAGCTTTTTCGCGAACAATCCTTTGATTGTGCAGAATGAAATCGATCGCTTTGGGGGAGCTGGTGCGGCAATTGCTTGGAATGCGAATCGAGCATTGGTGATTCGAGGACTGTACGCTGCTGCCGATTCTGCAACCACAGGATTGTTTCAAGACCGCTATCAAGCCAGTCTCGAAGCTGAATATACGATTCCAAATCAACCGATCACCGTTCGCGCCCAGTACACTCATGCTGATATTAATGGCACGCAGATCAATGCGGCTGGTTTAAGCGCAGAATGGGCGATTCAAAGGCGATTCGGAGTGTTTGGAATATTTGGGCGATTGGGAATTGGGAGCTATGAAGGCTTTAACTCCATTCTCCAACAAGATTTAGACCTCAATCCAAAAACTTGGGCGTTAGGGGTTTCGTTTCAGAACTTTTTAATTCCCGGATCGAAAGCTGGACTTGCTGTTGGACAGCCATTTATTAGCGATCGCTTAGGCAATAAGACTCAGACGAATTTTGAAGCATTCTTTGGTCTGTTGCTCAACGATCGCTTGAATATCAGTCCTTCTGTTACGGTCGTATCGAATCCGAATAATCGGGCGAGTCCGACGATTTTAGAGTGGTCGTTGCGGGTGTTGTATGAGTTTTAG
- a CDS encoding NAD-dependent epimerase/dehydratase family protein — protein MRFIVTGGAGFIGSHVTEELLTQGHSAIVVDNLMTGSLKNLSSHPQLSVLQKDILRCQPIDFSGKIDGLVHLAATPSVMDSWLHSTQSHHNNLSSIIAVINLCQALSIPKLVFASSAAVYGNLSATSISEEHAIAPISPYGLQKLASEQYGRLFAERCGFSFVGLRLFNVFGDRQAPHSSYSGVISQFIQAMQQGVPLTVYGDGTQTRDFVYVKDVAQAFVQALQAPLAPGSSLVCNIGTGKATSLLQLIDWLRLSFPNYQAGMQFAAARPGDIQYSQAEIMLARTALNFHPQWSTKQGLRSLLHSFDFASIAA, from the coding sequence ATGCGCTTTATCGTTACTGGTGGAGCTGGATTTATTGGCTCTCACGTCACCGAAGAACTCTTAACACAAGGACATTCTGCAATTGTTGTCGATAATCTGATGACTGGATCGCTGAAAAATCTATCTTCACATCCACAATTATCAGTCCTACAAAAAGATATTTTGCGCTGTCAACCGATTGATTTTTCCGGCAAAATTGATGGTCTTGTCCACTTGGCTGCAACCCCTTCAGTCATGGACTCATGGCTTCATTCAACTCAGTCTCATCACAATAACCTTTCGAGCATTATTGCAGTGATCAATCTCTGTCAAGCGTTATCGATTCCCAAACTCGTTTTTGCGAGTTCAGCCGCCGTTTATGGCAATCTGTCCGCGACTTCTATTTCTGAAGAACACGCGATCGCGCCTATTTCTCCCTACGGGCTACAAAAATTAGCCAGTGAACAATATGGGCGTTTATTTGCTGAGCGCTGCGGATTTTCCTTTGTAGGATTGCGGTTGTTCAATGTGTTTGGCGATCGACAGGCTCCCCATTCTTCCTACTCTGGAGTCATCTCGCAGTTTATTCAAGCGATGCAGCAGGGAGTACCGCTTACAGTTTACGGCGATGGCACTCAAACTCGCGACTTTGTCTATGTTAAAGATGTTGCTCAAGCCTTTGTGCAAGCCTTACAAGCTCCACTGGCTCCCGGATCGTCGCTTGTGTGTAACATTGGTACGGGAAAGGCGACCTCACTTTTACAACTGATCGACTGGCTGAGGTTAAGTTTTCCCAATTACCAAGCAGGAATGCAGTTTGCCGCTGCGCGACCCGGTGATATTCAATACTCTCAAGCCGAGATCATGCTAGCCCGAACCGCGTTGAATTTTCATCCTCAATGGAGCACTAAACAAGGTCTGCGATCGCTGCTCCACAGTTTCGACTTTGCCTCGATCGCAGCTTAG
- a CDS encoding glycosyltransferase, with the protein MRILVVSSGGIAAERPVQWLVAAGHQVCLVSDGDFFPNHHPENYRFFQAQKLIETWIDETTIDDQATEHRMAIKLAPRLREIATEFQPDVIHTNGIGWYAYSCALAGLHPLVVSAWGFLNFLLYDRVDEHSELGKFVLKHTDLLIVENPKLVEPSQALLPPGAEIALLPLGVDTARFHRGATRDLKKWKQDLLKVAPDTFIFLSPRGLGRGYGQEYIMQAYILAYPHFQQSTQLVMCGMGRSTQQDVQEVYKEVCQQAEAANLREHLHWLPHFPHLWMPTLYNLADVVVNYLGADAFPSTLLEAAACECTIISSDLPAYRGTIFEQICTLTAPRHPQALAETMIQVANQSLAEHQEHCDRIRQQVIEQFDEAIWKQRFLQTLEQVGQQTALAQAV; encoded by the coding sequence ATGCGAATTTTAGTTGTTTCTTCCGGAGGGATTGCGGCAGAGCGCCCAGTTCAATGGCTGGTTGCGGCAGGACACCAGGTTTGCCTTGTGAGCGATGGCGATTTTTTTCCAAACCATCACCCAGAGAACTATCGCTTTTTTCAGGCTCAAAAGCTGATTGAAACTTGGATAGATGAAACCACGATCGATGATCAAGCGACAGAACATCGCATGGCGATCAAATTAGCTCCTCGCTTACGCGAAATTGCTACTGAGTTTCAACCAGATGTGATCCATACAAATGGCATTGGTTGGTATGCGTATAGCTGTGCGTTAGCGGGCTTGCATCCACTTGTTGTCTCAGCCTGGGGGTTTCTAAATTTTCTGCTATATGACCGAGTAGACGAACACTCGGAACTAGGCAAATTTGTGCTGAAGCACACTGATCTGCTGATTGTAGAAAACCCGAAGTTAGTCGAACCCTCTCAAGCGCTCCTACCGCCAGGTGCCGAGATTGCACTTTTGCCACTGGGAGTAGACACTGCCCGATTTCATCGCGGGGCAACGCGCGACCTGAAAAAGTGGAAACAAGATTTGCTGAAAGTTGCGCCAGACACCTTCATATTTCTGTCGCCACGCGGACTGGGACGCGGCTATGGGCAGGAATATATTATGCAAGCCTATATACTGGCTTATCCTCATTTCCAGCAGTCTACACAGTTGGTGATGTGTGGAATGGGTCGATCAACTCAGCAGGATGTGCAAGAAGTATACAAGGAAGTTTGCCAACAGGCGGAAGCTGCCAATCTCAGGGAGCATCTGCACTGGTTACCTCACTTTCCCCATCTCTGGATGCCAACACTGTATAACTTGGCAGATGTGGTCGTGAACTATTTGGGGGCTGATGCTTTTCCTTCAACATTGCTTGAAGCAGCCGCTTGCGAATGTACGATTATTAGCTCAGATTTACCGGCCTATCGGGGCACGATTTTTGAGCAGATTTGTACATTGACTGCACCAAGGCATCCACAAGCACTGGCTGAAACGATGATTCAGGTCGCAAACCAATCGTTGGCGGAGCACCAGGAACATTGCGATCGCATTCGCCAACAGGTCATCGAGCAGTTTGACGAAGCGATATGGAAACAGCGATTTCTTCAGACGCTAGAACAGGTGGGACAACAGACAGCACTTGCTCAAGCAGTTTAA
- a CDS encoding sterol desaturase family protein, with protein MQKRDRLVRLNLQKHGLLVLVGLVCILYWQKATGLYFLLQLKPITIWLLSNLKAAIKTSMTEVIFNPIFYGMTAAILLLERLFPVEPKQKTFSIGLLQDSIWLLGSFVMRFCWIAPCTMGIDWLYTKLLGNWGINLPQLLALPDWLRFILSIIFADFVTWLSHLLMHQHSFLWRFHVIHHSQAQLNLFTSLRVHPGEMLLRYPILVLPWYLFAIPYPGQMYYIFFYNWYGRFCHSGIRCNMGWLKHIFVTPQYHRVHHSIELRQHNQNYGSLLTIWDFLFGTQHHDTQDYPGTGIDDPQFPIAQKFTLPSVVRTYWAQILYPFH; from the coding sequence ATGCAAAAGCGAGATCGCTTGGTTCGGCTCAATCTCCAAAAGCACGGGCTTCTAGTGCTAGTAGGGTTAGTTTGTATTTTGTACTGGCAAAAAGCTACTGGGTTGTATTTTCTACTACAGCTAAAACCGATCACAATTTGGCTGTTGAGCAATCTTAAAGCCGCGATCAAGACCAGTATGACTGAAGTCATCTTCAATCCGATATTTTATGGAATGACCGCAGCGATTTTGCTGCTGGAGCGGCTCTTCCCGGTAGAGCCAAAGCAGAAAACCTTTTCGATTGGACTATTGCAAGATTCAATCTGGCTGCTTGGAAGCTTTGTGATGCGATTCTGTTGGATAGCGCCTTGCACGATGGGGATAGATTGGCTTTACACAAAGCTACTAGGAAATTGGGGCATCAATCTACCACAACTGCTGGCTTTACCCGATTGGTTGCGGTTTATTTTGTCGATAATTTTTGCAGATTTTGTTACCTGGCTGAGTCATCTTCTGATGCATCAGCATTCATTCCTGTGGCGGTTTCATGTCATTCATCACTCCCAGGCACAGCTCAATCTATTCACCTCTTTGCGGGTTCATCCTGGGGAAATGTTACTGAGATATCCAATCTTGGTTCTTCCATGGTATCTATTTGCAATTCCCTATCCCGGGCAAATGTACTATATCTTCTTTTACAACTGGTATGGGCGTTTTTGTCATTCCGGAATTCGCTGTAACATGGGTTGGCTAAAGCATATTTTTGTCACACCGCAATATCATCGCGTTCATCACTCGATCGAACTGCGCCAACATAATCAGAACTATGGCTCTCTCCTGACCATCTGGGATTTTTTGTTTGGTACTCAACATCACGATACTCAGGATTATCCAGGAACGGGAATTGATGATCCACAATTTCCGATCGCACAAAAATTCACGCTTCCCAGCGTCGTTAGAACCTATTGGGCGCAAATCCTTTATCCGTTTCATTAG
- a CDS encoding CIA30 family protein, whose amino-acid sequence MAQWDLGRFVQTLEYFEAIPVVSWLQNMFQPRPKPLTSNETVLFDFNDSATDLKNTWGALDDVVMGGVSNSGIRLEGGVAVFTGNVSIENSGGFASVRTRNFDPPLDLSNRSGVELRIKGDGNRYKFLIRDSDGWDSTGYSYSFDTVAGEWMTIQIPFAQTVPVFRAKTVLNARLATEHLRSFQLMLSKFEYDGALNPRFNPGTFRLEILSIAAY is encoded by the coding sequence ATGGCTCAGTGGGATCTTGGTCGATTTGTGCAAACATTAGAGTATTTTGAAGCGATACCCGTCGTTAGCTGGCTACAAAACATGTTTCAACCACGCCCCAAACCTTTGACCTCAAATGAAACTGTTCTCTTCGACTTCAACGATTCAGCAACAGATTTGAAAAATACTTGGGGGGCACTTGATGATGTCGTGATGGGCGGTGTTAGTAATAGTGGCATCCGTCTTGAGGGGGGTGTTGCTGTTTTTACAGGCAATGTCTCGATCGAGAATTCTGGAGGATTTGCCTCAGTTCGGACACGCAATTTTGATCCACCCCTGGATTTATCGAATAGATCCGGAGTTGAACTGCGGATCAAAGGTGACGGCAATCGCTATAAATTTCTCATCCGCGATAGTGATGGGTGGGATAGTACAGGTTATTCTTACTCGTTTGATACTGTTGCTGGCGAATGGATGACGATTCAAATTCCTTTTGCCCAGACGGTTCCAGTGTTCCGGGCAAAGACCGTTCTAAATGCCAGACTGGCGACTGAACATCTTCGGTCGTTTCAACTGATGCTGAGTAAATTTGAATATGATGGAGCGTTGAATCCCAGATTTAATCCTGGGACATTTCGCTTAGAAATTTTGTCGATCGCTGCCTACTAG
- a CDS encoding ABC transporter ATP-binding protein, translating to MQIRQVIKALHLLPVLRLIWSAAPKWTTIRLILVAIQGVLPLPLLYFTKLIVDTVSASLHQPDLPRLLALLAGVASVMLITIVCNAISEFVNTAQSQQVTNYMQDVLHAKSIEIDLEYYENSDYQDTLQRAQQQALHRPATVVNNTLEVVQNSISLMGMIALLLSLHWGVAAVLFVAVIPTTMVRLKFVNVRHEWYRRRTAMDRHNRYLSWLLISDWYAKELRLFNLGQFFRQRFNRQQQQLYRETLEIGQQQAIANGCAQTLAGALIFAAYAFIVYQAFQGTLQVGDLVLCREALLRGQGALSGVMSRIGGLYEDNLFLANLYEFLRLKPKLVEPIRPQSIPTPMQQGIVFDRVSFQYDNSARQAIRDISLNIAPGEVIALVGGNGSGKTTLIKLLCRLYDPTAGRITIDGIDLNQFAISDLRRQFSVVFQDYAKYQMTAQENIWLGNIELSPDHERIFKAAHHSGADAVIQTLPQGYDTILGKYFETGEELSLGQWQKVALARAFLRAAQVIILDEPTSAIDPEAEAEIFQSFRQLIQNQAAILVSHRLSTVKLADCIYVMENGCIVERGTHEELMQQQGKYAFLFETQAQNYR from the coding sequence ATGCAAATTCGTCAAGTCATAAAAGCGCTGCACTTGTTACCTGTGTTGAGGTTAATTTGGTCCGCAGCGCCAAAGTGGACAACGATTCGCCTGATTCTTGTCGCGATTCAGGGCGTATTACCATTGCCCTTACTCTACTTCACAAAATTAATCGTTGATACAGTCAGCGCTAGTCTTCATCAGCCAGATTTACCAAGGCTTTTGGCTCTATTGGCAGGAGTGGCAAGCGTCATGCTGATCACGATTGTGTGCAATGCCATTTCAGAGTTTGTCAACACTGCTCAATCGCAGCAAGTCACGAACTACATGCAGGATGTTCTTCATGCTAAGTCGATCGAAATTGACTTAGAGTACTACGAGAACTCAGACTATCAAGACACGCTACAGCGTGCCCAGCAACAAGCGCTTCATCGTCCAGCGACTGTAGTGAATAATACTCTTGAGGTCGTGCAAAACAGTATTTCCCTGATGGGAATGATCGCTTTATTGCTGTCATTGCATTGGGGGGTCGCCGCAGTTTTATTTGTAGCAGTGATTCCGACTACTATGGTGCGGTTGAAGTTTGTGAATGTGCGCCACGAATGGTATCGACGACGCACTGCGATGGATCGACACAATCGGTATCTCAGTTGGCTTTTAATCAGCGATTGGTATGCCAAAGAACTGCGACTGTTTAATCTGGGACAGTTTTTTCGCCAGCGATTTAATCGCCAGCAGCAGCAACTCTATCGAGAAACTCTAGAGATTGGGCAACAACAAGCGATCGCAAATGGTTGCGCTCAGACACTTGCAGGAGCATTGATATTTGCAGCTTATGCCTTTATTGTTTATCAGGCATTTCAAGGCACGTTGCAGGTTGGTGATCTGGTGCTTTGTCGTGAAGCATTGCTACGTGGGCAAGGTGCGTTGTCAGGTGTAATGTCGCGGATTGGAGGACTTTATGAAGACAATCTTTTTCTGGCAAACTTATATGAGTTTTTACGGTTGAAGCCGAAGTTAGTCGAACCGATACGACCTCAGTCGATCCCAACACCCATGCAGCAAGGAATTGTGTTTGATCGAGTGAGCTTTCAGTACGACAATTCTGCGCGTCAAGCGATTCGAGATATTTCACTCAACATTGCTCCTGGAGAAGTGATTGCTTTAGTGGGTGGAAATGGTTCTGGAAAAACAACATTAATCAAGCTGCTGTGTCGATTGTATGATCCCACAGCAGGACGAATTACAATCGATGGGATTGATCTCAATCAGTTTGCGATCTCCGACTTGCGACGACAGTTCAGCGTGGTGTTTCAAGACTATGCGAAGTACCAAATGACCGCACAGGAAAACATTTGGCTGGGCAATATTGAACTCTCTCCGGATCATGAGCGAATTTTCAAAGCAGCCCATCACAGTGGGGCAGATGCTGTGATTCAAACATTACCTCAAGGCTATGACACCATTTTAGGAAAGTACTTTGAGACGGGTGAAGAACTGAGTCTGGGACAATGGCAGAAAGTTGCCTTGGCAAGAGCATTTTTGCGCGCTGCTCAGGTGATCATTCTCGATGAACCAACGAGTGCGATCGATCCAGAAGCCGAAGCCGAAATTTTCCAGAGCTTTCGTCAATTGATTCAAAACCAAGCTGCGATCCTGGTAAGCCATCGGCTTTCGACGGTCAAGCTCGCGGATTGCATTTATGTGATGGAAAACGGTTGCATTGTCGAGCGGGGAACACACGAGGAATTAATGCAGCAGCAAGGCAAATATGCTTTCTTATTTGAAACCCAAGCTCAAAACTATCGATAA
- a CDS encoding PqqD family protein, translated as MLNSSHIKPQILPDHAVALVPHILMQDVADETALLNLQTEKYFSQNAIATEMLSVLTESDSIAAAYDLLLERYEVTPERLKQDLLSFIEQLLKAELIELQMRT; from the coding sequence ATGCTAAACAGCAGCCATATCAAACCGCAAATTCTGCCAGATCATGCTGTGGCGCTTGTTCCTCATATTTTGATGCAAGATGTAGCGGATGAGACAGCCTTGTTGAATCTGCAAACTGAAAAGTACTTCAGTCAAAATGCAATAGCAACCGAGATGCTTTCAGTGTTAACGGAGTCGGATTCGATCGCGGCGGCGTATGATTTGCTGTTAGAGCGTTATGAAGTTACACCAGAGCGGTTGAAGCAGGATCTCCTGAGCTTCATCGAACAGCTACTGAAGGCTGAATTAATTGAACTGCAAATGCGAACCTGA